CTATTAGCAGTGCTGTTCTGTGACATTACAGCATTGACCGATGCTACGAAGAAGATAGAGAGTAAGATTTTTTTCATCTGTCTGATTTTTTTTATTGACTGTTCCTTAAGACGTTCTTTATAATTAAGGCCGATGCAAAAGTAGTTATTTCAACAGCAGGTTTTCAAATTGAGTACTGTCTCCACTGAATACATTAAAATCAACTTTACCGGGAATACCATTTACACGACCGCTTTCGCTGTGTTGCCAGAAATGCCAATCACGATCAATGCGTGGTGCAACCGGACGAAGATAATGTGCCACCCACAATGGATACTCATCAAATCCTTCTTTTAAGTACTGTTTATAAAAATCCGCATTCGTGTAAATAATAGGCTTTATACCATACGCCAGTTCAGTTGCATATAAAAATGCTTTCACCCGTTGTTGTAAAATGGTTTTGCTCACGCCATAGGTTTGCTCAACATCAAGCACCGGAGGCAAGTCACCTTTCTCCAGCTTTACACACTTCACAAAATTTCTTGCCTGCATCGTTCCATCTTTCGTGGCAATAAAAAAATGATAAGCTCCACGGGTCATACCTGCTTCTCCTGCTTTACGCCAGTTGCGTTTAAAGTGTGAATCGGTACCGCTGTTTCCTTCTGTTGCTTTAATAAACGCAAAGCTGATCTGCACACCTTCCACATTCATTCCTTTTACTGCATCCCAGTTTATGATCTGCTGGTAACGGCTTACGTCAATACCATGCATACTGTATTTTGTAGGAATAGGAATGCCAAACTCACGGTAGCGGATCATACCGGCCTGCCGTTCGAGCCACCAGTTACGCACAACTAAAAAAGCACCACCTGCAAATACAAGAGCTACAATAATAACAGGAAGATAGCGAAGTGATTTCTTTTTCTTGCGGGCCATAAACGGTTGCAAATCTAATTTCAACAAACAGAAAAACAGACGATCAGCAGGTTTTTAATTTTTTATTGGCGATTGGTTGCCACAGCATTGTTATTTTGCAGCATGCTGTGGCTGCTGCTTACACTTTTACTGTTTGTGCCTTATTCAATACTGTTGCTGCTGTATCGGTATTGGTGGAGTAAGTCTGCGACACTCAACCTTCCTGATTCATTTGCTGCAACCACATCCTTTACCATTCTTATTCCCGCACGCAACGAAGAAGAAAATATAAAAGCGTGCTTGCAGAGTATTCAACAGTTAAACTATCCGAAAGAGTTGATCGAAGTAATTGTGATCGATGATTTCAGTGACGATAATACGGTTGCAACTGCAAAACAATTTTCAGCTTTGCAGGTGATTGAGTTAAAAGATATACTGAAAGAAAAGATCAACTCCTATAAAAAGAAAGCCATTGAAGTGGGTGTTGAAAAAGCAACAGGTAAATACATTGTAACAACAGATGCTGATTGTACAGTTCCAACTAACTGGTTACGCAACTTTGCTTACATCATCGAATACCAACCAACAGTTTTTATTGCAGCACCTGTTGCTATGAAAGAAGAAAGTTCATTTATTAAATTATTTCAGTCGCTTGATTTTTTAACACTGCAGGGAATTACTGCAGCGTCTGTTGGCGCAGGTTTTCACAGTATGTGCAATGGTGCTAATCTCTGCTACAGCAAAGAAGCGTTTTACGCTGTTGGTGGTTTTAAAGGTGTGGACCATATTGCCAGTGGTGATGATATGCTACTGATGCATAAACTCTATCGCCGTTTCCCAACCCAAGTGCATTACTGCAAAGCAGCAGACAGTATTGTGCTCACCAACCCTGTTGAAAGGGTAAGTGAATTTTTCCGTCAGCGTATACGCTGGGCCAGCAAAGCCGATCAATATGATGATAAACGTATCTTCTGGGTATTGCTGTTGGTTTATTTGCTCAACGTATTGTTTGTTGTTCTTTTTATTGCTGCATGTTTCAACAGCAGTTTATGGATGCTCCTTGCTGGAAGTTTACTCTTCAAAACAATCATTGAACTTATTTTTCTGATACCTGTGGCCGGTTTCTTTCAAAAAGAAAAACTGCTGTGGTGGTTTCCGCTTGCACAGCCTTTTCATATTGTGTACACGGTTATTGCAGGTTGGTTGGGTAAGTTTGGAAAGTACGATTGGAAAGGAAGAACAGTGAAGTAGGTCACGGAACTGGCAGCAAAGCTTTATTTTTAATTAATGTCTGACACAGAATATTCCTTTACAAAAATCTTCTGGAAAAAACTCCGCCGGAATAAAGGCGCTGTTTTTGGCTTAAGCATTATTGTGTTGGCCTTACTCACTGCTGTGTTTGCATACATCCTTGCGCCCGATGCGACTCCTGATGCTAACCGTATAATCGTCGAGATCGCTGCAAAGAAGCCGGGCTATAAACAACAGTTCATTAAAATTGAACGTGAGCAGCAGAACAATTCTTCGCTCTCTGATCTTTTCTTTGGTGCAGAAGATCAATATCAATACATCCCTATCAGTTCGTATAAGCAAACAGGGAACGGTTATGCCGTTGAGAAATTTGTAGATGAAGGAGTAACTGAACCGTTGACATTTCGTTTTACCGGTCATCAAAAAGAAAGCCCGATCGTTACCAAAACCTTCTGGCTGGGTACCGATAAATTCGGCCGGGATATTTTAAGCAGGCTCATTGTTGGTGTGCGGGTGAGTTTAAGTGTTGGGCTAATTGCTGTGGCTATTTCGTTAACCGTTGGCATTTTTCTCGGAGCTGTAGCCGGTTATTTCCGTGGCTGGATCGATGAAGCTATTCTCTGGCTCATTAATGTAGTGTGGAGCATCCCTACTTTATTACTGGTGTTTGCCATTACGCTGGCTTTGGGCAAAGGTTTTTGGCAGGTGTTCATCGCCGTTGGCTTAACGCTTTGGGTGAATGTGGCCCGCCTGGTTCGTGGGCAGGTGCTCAGCATCCGTGAACTCAATTATATTGAAGCCACCAAGGCCATGGGCTTTTCGCATTCCCGTACGATTTTTAAACATATCCTTCCAAACATTATGGGCCCGGTGATCGTGATTGCGGCCAGCAATTTTGCCAGCGCTATCGTGATTGAAGCCGGTTTGAGTTTCCTGGGAGTTGGCGTACAGGCACCGCAACCCAGCTGGGGACTAATGATAAAAGAGAACTACAATTTCATTATCACTAACAATCCCATGCTGGCCATTGCCCCGGGCATTGCTATTATGCTGCTGGTACTGGCCTTCAACTTGCTGGGTAATGGGTTAAGGGATGGGTTGGATGTGAGGAGTTAAATTTTATCATGGAGGTACGAGGGAATCTGCCCGGCTCCTGCTATAATGTTCAAGAGATTCCTCCTTCGCCGGGATGACAGACAGGGCCGCCAATCCTTATTGCTGTTAGCTTTCCCGATAAATCCCTATTTTTGATGGAATTGACCTGTGGTAAAGGATTTGAGAACAGAAAAGGTCAACGTGTAAAGAAGGATTTTGTGAGTGAGCTTTTGAATTACTGATCGTCTTTAGTTGCGTCGCACTCTTGTACTACATTGCCAATATCGGCAACGTATTTCAACATATCTACTGAATTTCAGGCTTTAACAGCTGAATAGCCAACAAAGCGTACAAGTGAGTGACACAACCAAAGCTTTATAGACATTCCCCGGCTTGCCCCATCCTCTCTTCTTATTATTAACT
The DNA window shown above is from Lacibacter sp. H375 and carries:
- a CDS encoding glycoside hydrolase family 25 protein — translated: MARKKKKSLRYLPVIIVALVFAGGAFLVVRNWWLERQAGMIRYREFGIPIPTKYSMHGIDVSRYQQIINWDAVKGMNVEGVQISFAFIKATEGNSGTDSHFKRNWRKAGEAGMTRGAYHFFIATKDGTMQARNFVKCVKLEKGDLPPVLDVEQTYGVSKTILQQRVKAFLYATELAYGIKPIIYTNADFYKQYLKEGFDEYPLWVAHYLRPVAPRIDRDWHFWQHSESGRVNGIPGKVDFNVFSGDSTQFENLLLK
- a CDS encoding glycosyltransferase; translated protein: MLWLLLTLLLFVPYSILLLLYRYWWSKSATLNLPDSFAATTSFTILIPARNEEENIKACLQSIQQLNYPKELIEVIVIDDFSDDNTVATAKQFSALQVIELKDILKEKINSYKKKAIEVGVEKATGKYIVTTDADCTVPTNWLRNFAYIIEYQPTVFIAAPVAMKEESSFIKLFQSLDFLTLQGITAASVGAGFHSMCNGANLCYSKEAFYAVGGFKGVDHIASGDDMLLMHKLYRRFPTQVHYCKAADSIVLTNPVERVSEFFRQRIRWASKADQYDDKRIFWVLLLVYLLNVLFVVLFIAACFNSSLWMLLAGSLLFKTIIELIFLIPVAGFFQKEKLLWWFPLAQPFHIVYTVIAGWLGKFGKYDWKGRTVK
- a CDS encoding ABC transporter permease, with amino-acid sequence MSDTEYSFTKIFWKKLRRNKGAVFGLSIIVLALLTAVFAYILAPDATPDANRIIVEIAAKKPGYKQQFIKIEREQQNNSSLSDLFFGAEDQYQYIPISSYKQTGNGYAVEKFVDEGVTEPLTFRFTGHQKESPIVTKTFWLGTDKFGRDILSRLIVGVRVSLSVGLIAVAISLTVGIFLGAVAGYFRGWIDEAILWLINVVWSIPTLLLVFAITLALGKGFWQVFIAVGLTLWVNVARLVRGQVLSIRELNYIEATKAMGFSHSRTIFKHILPNIMGPVIVIAASNFASAIVIEAGLSFLGVGVQAPQPSWGLMIKENYNFIITNNPMLAIAPGIAIMLLVLAFNLLGNGLRDGLDVRS